The following proteins are encoded in a genomic region of Cydia strobilella chromosome 19, ilCydStro3.1, whole genome shotgun sequence:
- the LOC134750289 gene encoding uncharacterized protein LOC134750289 isoform X1 — translation MIIPAVAAFFKYKIVSSIIIFTRANEFEQIGLVRQLSLQGMRATVSCDPSILNDEHNSLQGVLYFNRPNDTLLDKTNREHFSMWYKWLIIGNEVPSRLNHTMRYDADITLLDPRQPGAMDASDNTSVAYHESILFEDLHVHLRDGVSRHPWAVWTPAGFQPLYEHERIRRRHDLKRYPMRIATPVGHYDDSYDGTFADYVVDNSQPGRDSAIRCGYGTSSLILEWLQAKEVLTQMEQWSTDAGNKSMFTRLAEGTSELSGGVLRMQNKRLSKLDYVIPLWTFKVGFAYVAERESSSNMFVIPFTGTTWAACAVVTLVLAVAQRATAKDESEKEGAFVAVMATWLQQDASAVPVGASGRITFLFLSVWSMLVYAYYSSAIVSALMSAGSSGPTTLRALGDSRYRLASEDYEWIRAQMFDVYIPNWPEMEYLKRKKLQSMVNFYMGWQAGMQLIKSGTTAYHAEYNHMYPLMSVLSDHQVCKLQYVDTVPPIMSWLVTTRRGQWTNILRIGGDWLHETGLAKRMLSRWQLKPPPCRASLVAERVSYGDVAPLIILTVAGLLASVVVLFLERAVAKWWSKMKDKSNSDKTEEEEIVDPVI, via the exons ATGATAATACCAGCGGTTGCTGCGTTTTTCAAGTACAAAATAGTTAGTAGTATCATAATTTTTACACGTGCAAATGAATTTG AGCAAATTGGCCTGGTGCGGCAGTTGTCACTACAAGGCATGCGAGCTACGGTGTCCTGCGATCCTAGTATTCTGAACGACGAGCATAATAGTCTGCAAGGAGTCTTGTATTTCAATCGACCTAATGACACGTTACTGGATAAG ACAAACCGGGAGCACTTCTCCATGTGGTATAAATGGCTCATTATAGGAAATGAGGTCCCTTCACGTTTAAACCACACGATGCGATACGATGCCGATATAACGCTCCTTGATCCTCGTCAGCCTGGAGCTATGGATG CATCTGATAACACCTCAGTGGCATACCACGAGTCAATATTATTTGAAGACCTACACGTACATCTCCGAGATGGAGTGTCTCGGCACCCTTGGGCGGTGTGGACGCCTGCTGGTTTTCAGCCGCTGTATGAGCATGAACGTATTCGGAGACGCCACGATTTGAAACGGTACCCTATGAGGATAGCTACGCCG GTGGGCCACTACGACGACTCGTACGATGGCACGTTTGCTGATTATGTCGTGGACAACTCGCAGCCGGGGCGCGATTCTGCCATCCGCTGCGGATACGGGACATCCTCGCTCATTCTCGAATGGCTTCAGGCTAA AGAAGTTCTAACACAAATGGAGCAGTGGAGCACAGATGCAGGCAACAAAAGTATGTTCACAAGGCTTGCTGAAGGAACATCGGAGCTCAGCGGCGGAGTCCTGAGGATGCAGAACAAACGTCTGTCAAAACTTGACTACGTCATACCTTTATGGActtttaa GGTGGGCTTTGCATACGTAGCGGAGCGAGAGAGTAGCAGCAACATGTTCGTGATCCCGTTCACGGGCACGACGTGGGCGGCGTGCGCGGTGGTCACACTCGTGCTTGCGGTGGCGCAGCGTGCGACTGCGAAGGACGAGTCGGAGAAGGAGGGCGCCTTTGTTGCTGTTATGGCCACGTGGCTACAGCAAG ATGCCAGTGCAGTTCCTGTTGGTGCATCCGGCCGCATAACCTTCCTGTTCCTCTCCGTGTGGTCGATGCTGGTGTACGCGTACTATTCGTCAGCTATCGTGTCTGCCCTCATGAGTGCCGGTAGCAGCGGACCGACAACGCTGCGGGCGCTTGGTGACTCACGCTACCGCCTTGCGTCTGAAGATTACGAGTGGATACGGGCTCAAATGTTTGAT GTTTATATTCCAAATTGGCCTGAGATGGAGTACCTGAAGCGGAAGAAGCTGCAGTCCATGGTGAACTTCTACATGGGCTGGCAGGCGGGCATGCAGCTAATCAAGTCCGGTACCACGGCGTACCACGCCGAGTACAACCACATGTACCCGCTCATGAGTGTCCTCAGCGACCACCAGGTCTGCAAGCTGCAGTATGTGGACACTGTACCGCCG ATAATGTCCTGGCTGGTAACAACAAGACGTGGACAGTGGACTAACATACTCCGCATTGGAGGCGACTGGCTTCACGAGACAGGGTTGGCCAAACGAATGCTGTCCCGTTGGCAACTCAAACCCCCTCCTTGTCGAGCGTCCTTAGTCGCCGAGCGAGTCAGTTACGGCGATGTGGCACCCCTGATTATACTAACAGTTGCTGGCCTTTTAGCCTCCGTTGTTGTGTTGTTTCTAGAAAGAGCTGTAGCTAAATGGTGGTCTAAGATGAAAGATAAGTCTAATAGTGATAAAACTGAAGAGGAAGAAATTGTTGATCCAGTAATATAA
- the LOC134750336 gene encoding uncharacterized protein LOC134750336 produces MGGLIFWSSLFLLATSHIEACCSEKGLCLLETLKELKECKKAALASLFKPKKLLLDQISDDCFDAPPTILLMPANAPPPPASPFLFASAPPPCLPPPLLLPPPPPPSIVLPAPPPCAALPPPLYLPAPAPPPLLLPPPPPCAPPPLVLPAPCLPPLMLPPPPPPCLLPPPVPPPPQVVYAAPPPPPPPQPLLLQAPPPPPPQFLMASPPPPQQVLLQAPRPPPPQIVYQKPAAPPAPLLLQAPPPQYALPPACPPPLFLPAPAPPPMYLSAPPPPPAYYPAPAPPCSCAPPPQPVPVKSFIVPPPIPCSLEPKPLPPCKCKCKYF; encoded by the exons ATGGGGGGACTCATTTTTTGGTCCTCCCTATTCCTTCTGGCTACGAGCCACATAGAGGCTTGCTGCAGTGAGAAGGGATTATGTCTG CTTGAGACACTAAAAGAATTGAAAGAATGCAAGAAGGCAGCTTTGGCGTC GTTATTCAAGCCGAAGAAGCTACttttag ATCAAATTTCAGATGACTGTTTTGATGCGCCGCCGACCATTTTGTTGATGCCGGCGAACGCGCCGCCACCACCAGCCTCACCGTTTCTCTTTGCTTCGGCCCCACCGCCGTGTTTACCTCCACCTCTTCTATTGCCTCCACCGCCTCCGCCGTCAATTGTTTTACCCGCGCCGCCCCCTTGTGCGGCTCTGCCACCACCTTTATATCTGCCGGCGCCGGCTCCTCCACCTCTTCTATTGCCTCCCCCGCCTCCATGTGCGCCTCCGCCATTAGTCCTCCCTGCGCCGTGTCTTCCACCTCTAATGCTgccaccgccgccgcccccgTGCTTACTCCCACCGCCGGTACCACCGCCGCCGCAAGTTGTCTACGCGGCGCCCCctcccccgccgccgccgcagccgttGTTGTTGCAGGCACCGCCACCTCCGCCTCCACAATTCCTAATGGCTTCACCACCGCCACCTCAACAGGTCTTGCTGCAAGCTCCTCGGCCGCCTCCACCGCAGATAGTGTACCAGAAGCCTGCTGCGCCACCAGCTCCTTTACTGCTACAGGCACCGCCTCCTCAGTACGCGCTGCCGCCGGCTTGTCCGCCGCCACTCTTTCTCCCTgctcccgcgccgccgccgatgtACTTGTCAGCTCCACCGCCGCCACCGGCGTACTAccccgcgccggcgccgccgtgcagctgcgcgccgccgccgcagcccgTCCCCGTGAAGAGCTTCATCGTGCCTCCGCCGATTCCATGCTCTCTCGAGCCCAAGCCGCTGCCGCCGTGCAAGTGCAAGTGCAAATacttttaa
- the LOC134750296 gene encoding inverted formin-2-like isoform X2, translating to MEVNRLHARRICKLLIHLSLFLMFIQTSHGINLGLIAGDLKRSGPGPLVVRKVSHRSPVIINVNPGLPKLPGIETLPNPVPKSLKLPCLASLPPRPFPKLPAKPPPKLLKTSKLKRSPLIPSLPRLRPVFPPPLLLPHLIPPVIPRLPLLPIIPPIMPVPTLLPFLPPPLLRAPRLPTFPPFHPLKLPILGKSPLEKTLGIFRRKSILRRPFSLL from the exons ATGGAAGTTAACAGACTTCACGCAAGAAGGatttgtaaattattaataCATCTGAGCTTATTCCTTATGTTC ATTCAAACATCACATGGCATCAATCTTGGTCTTATCGCTGGTGACTTAAAGAGGTCTGGACCCGGGCCCTTGGTAGTTCGAAAAGTATCACACCGCTCGCCAGTCATCATTAATGTTAATCCCGGATTACCAAAACTTCCTGGTATAGAAACCTTACCAAATCCTGTGCCAAAATCACTGAAACTTCCTTGTTTAGCATCTTTACCTCCAAGACCCTTCCCAAAGTTACCAGCAAAACCTCCGCCTAAACTTTTAAAGACCTCTAAATTGAAAAGATCTCCATTAATACCCTCGCTTCCTCGACTGCGACCTGTTTTTCCACCTCCACTTTTACTACCTCATTTGATACCACCCGTGATCCCCCGTTTGCCACTCCTTCCTATTATACCACCTATAATGCCTGTGCCTACTTTATTGCCATTCCTGCCACCTCCGTTGCTTAGAGCTCCGAGGCTGCCAACATTTCCACCATTTCACCCGCTTAAATTACCGATTCTCGGGAAATCTCCACTGGAGAAAACATTAG GGATATTCCGACGTAAGTCTATTCTGCGGCGACCTTTCAGTTTGTTGTAA
- the LOC134750296 gene encoding protein diaphanous homolog 1-like isoform X1, with the protein MEVNRLHARRICKLLIHLSLFLMFIQTSHGINLGLIAGDLKRSGPGPLVVRKVSHRSPVIINVNPGLPKLPGIETLPNPVPKSLKLPCLASLPPRPFPKLPAKPPPKLLKTSKLKRSPLIPSLPRLRPVFPPPLLLPHLIPPVIPRLPLLPIIPPIMPVPTLLPFLPPPLLRAPRLPTFPPFHPLKLPILGKSPLEKTLGTVQLPLTDKAIRRKISKDLLDLKIKGSLTTPEYYRFKKLLLI; encoded by the exons ATGGAAGTTAACAGACTTCACGCAAGAAGGatttgtaaattattaataCATCTGAGCTTATTCCTTATGTTC ATTCAAACATCACATGGCATCAATCTTGGTCTTATCGCTGGTGACTTAAAGAGGTCTGGACCCGGGCCCTTGGTAGTTCGAAAAGTATCACACCGCTCGCCAGTCATCATTAATGTTAATCCCGGATTACCAAAACTTCCTGGTATAGAAACCTTACCAAATCCTGTGCCAAAATCACTGAAACTTCCTTGTTTAGCATCTTTACCTCCAAGACCCTTCCCAAAGTTACCAGCAAAACCTCCGCCTAAACTTTTAAAGACCTCTAAATTGAAAAGATCTCCATTAATACCCTCGCTTCCTCGACTGCGACCTGTTTTTCCACCTCCACTTTTACTACCTCATTTGATACCACCCGTGATCCCCCGTTTGCCACTCCTTCCTATTATACCACCTATAATGCCTGTGCCTACTTTATTGCCATTCCTGCCACCTCCGTTGCTTAGAGCTCCGAGGCTGCCAACATTTCCACCATTTCACCCGCTTAAATTACCGATTCTCGGGAAATCTCCACTGGAGAAAACATTAGGTACCGTTCAACTGCCGCTAACAGATAAAGCAATAAGAAGAAAAATTTCTAAAGACCTTCTAGATCTAAAAATTAAAGGTTCTTTGACTACTCCTGAATATTATAGATTCAAGaaactattacttatttaa
- the LOC134750289 gene encoding uncharacterized protein LOC134750289 isoform X2: MNLTNREHFSMWYKWLIIGNEVPSRLNHTMRYDADITLLDPRQPGAMDASDNTSVAYHESILFEDLHVHLRDGVSRHPWAVWTPAGFQPLYEHERIRRRHDLKRYPMRIATPVGHYDDSYDGTFADYVVDNSQPGRDSAIRCGYGTSSLILEWLQAKEVLTQMEQWSTDAGNKSMFTRLAEGTSELSGGVLRMQNKRLSKLDYVIPLWTFKVGFAYVAERESSSNMFVIPFTGTTWAACAVVTLVLAVAQRATAKDESEKEGAFVAVMATWLQQDASAVPVGASGRITFLFLSVWSMLVYAYYSSAIVSALMSAGSSGPTTLRALGDSRYRLASEDYEWIRAQMFDVYIPNWPEMEYLKRKKLQSMVNFYMGWQAGMQLIKSGTTAYHAEYNHMYPLMSVLSDHQVCKLQYVDTVPPIMSWLVTTRRGQWTNILRIGGDWLHETGLAKRMLSRWQLKPPPCRASLVAERVSYGDVAPLIILTVAGLLASVVVLFLERAVAKWWSKMKDKSNSDKTEEEEIVDPVI, encoded by the exons ATGAATTTG ACAAACCGGGAGCACTTCTCCATGTGGTATAAATGGCTCATTATAGGAAATGAGGTCCCTTCACGTTTAAACCACACGATGCGATACGATGCCGATATAACGCTCCTTGATCCTCGTCAGCCTGGAGCTATGGATG CATCTGATAACACCTCAGTGGCATACCACGAGTCAATATTATTTGAAGACCTACACGTACATCTCCGAGATGGAGTGTCTCGGCACCCTTGGGCGGTGTGGACGCCTGCTGGTTTTCAGCCGCTGTATGAGCATGAACGTATTCGGAGACGCCACGATTTGAAACGGTACCCTATGAGGATAGCTACGCCG GTGGGCCACTACGACGACTCGTACGATGGCACGTTTGCTGATTATGTCGTGGACAACTCGCAGCCGGGGCGCGATTCTGCCATCCGCTGCGGATACGGGACATCCTCGCTCATTCTCGAATGGCTTCAGGCTAA AGAAGTTCTAACACAAATGGAGCAGTGGAGCACAGATGCAGGCAACAAAAGTATGTTCACAAGGCTTGCTGAAGGAACATCGGAGCTCAGCGGCGGAGTCCTGAGGATGCAGAACAAACGTCTGTCAAAACTTGACTACGTCATACCTTTATGGActtttaa GGTGGGCTTTGCATACGTAGCGGAGCGAGAGAGTAGCAGCAACATGTTCGTGATCCCGTTCACGGGCACGACGTGGGCGGCGTGCGCGGTGGTCACACTCGTGCTTGCGGTGGCGCAGCGTGCGACTGCGAAGGACGAGTCGGAGAAGGAGGGCGCCTTTGTTGCTGTTATGGCCACGTGGCTACAGCAAG ATGCCAGTGCAGTTCCTGTTGGTGCATCCGGCCGCATAACCTTCCTGTTCCTCTCCGTGTGGTCGATGCTGGTGTACGCGTACTATTCGTCAGCTATCGTGTCTGCCCTCATGAGTGCCGGTAGCAGCGGACCGACAACGCTGCGGGCGCTTGGTGACTCACGCTACCGCCTTGCGTCTGAAGATTACGAGTGGATACGGGCTCAAATGTTTGAT GTTTATATTCCAAATTGGCCTGAGATGGAGTACCTGAAGCGGAAGAAGCTGCAGTCCATGGTGAACTTCTACATGGGCTGGCAGGCGGGCATGCAGCTAATCAAGTCCGGTACCACGGCGTACCACGCCGAGTACAACCACATGTACCCGCTCATGAGTGTCCTCAGCGACCACCAGGTCTGCAAGCTGCAGTATGTGGACACTGTACCGCCG ATAATGTCCTGGCTGGTAACAACAAGACGTGGACAGTGGACTAACATACTCCGCATTGGAGGCGACTGGCTTCACGAGACAGGGTTGGCCAAACGAATGCTGTCCCGTTGGCAACTCAAACCCCCTCCTTGTCGAGCGTCCTTAGTCGCCGAGCGAGTCAGTTACGGCGATGTGGCACCCCTGATTATACTAACAGTTGCTGGCCTTTTAGCCTCCGTTGTTGTGTTGTTTCTAGAAAGAGCTGTAGCTAAATGGTGGTCTAAGATGAAAGATAAGTCTAATAGTGATAAAACTGAAGAGGAAGAAATTGTTGATCCAGTAATATAA
- the LOC134750295 gene encoding uncharacterized protein LOC134750295, with protein MILFLIGLSTFSVGLSHASICQSLQQSQLASLNERMNQMIEALYPFSKAKSSGASHQSSTPAPPSEYSTVSPYDPSYYQYPPSGYQPPSQGYQAPSPQVIYMSQPQSSSTVAISPPSPGNPPTLTISTTRSCYPQYEQEYAYQAPKYAPQYYEYSYPQYAPPPPYSASQYIQPECSCQQEYAPQQPCPHRQPAPSTPPQPEYQNCPPAPPCSPPPPYQPTNYPPPPSSPYTAPPSSSYTPPYAPPTPPSYPQAPQSCTPPQSYPPPPQSYPLPPQSYPPPPYTYGPPAYTQSNLQYPPAPTNPRDLIQMPQV; from the exons atgattctGTTTCTCATAGGGCTAAGTACGTTTAGCGTGGGACTAAGCCATGCGTCAATTTGTCAAAGCTTACAGCAATCACAG CTGGCATCGCTCAATGAGCGAATGAATCAGATGATCGAAGCGTTGTACC CATTCTCCAAGGCCAAGTCGTCTGGGGCATCGCATCAAAGTTCAACACCCGCGCCGCCCAGTGAATACTCAACAGTATCTCCCTACGACCCGTCCTACTACCAGTACCCACCCTCAGGGTACCAACCGCCCTCACAGGGGTACCAAGCGCCATCACCACAGGTCATCTACATGTCACAGCCGCAGTCTTCGTCAACAGTAGCCATATCTCCGCCTTCACCTGGAAACCCACCGACACTTACGATATCCACTACTCGGTCATGTTACCCTCAATATGAACAGGAGTACGCGTATCAAGCGCCTAAATATGCGCCCCAGTATTATGAGTATTCGTACCCTCAgtacgcgccgccgccgccgtacTCAGCCTCGCAGTACATACAGCCAGAATGTAGCTGCCAGCAGGAGTACGCTCCACAGCAACCTTGCCCTCATAGACAACCTGCGCCGTCCACGCCTCCGCAACCAGAGTATCAAAACTGCCCGCCAGCGCCCCCGTGCTCACCACCACCGCCATATCAGCCCACTAACTACCCGCCACCACCGTCATCCCCATACACGGCGCCACCGTCATCCTCATACACGCCGCCATACGCGCCGCCGACGCCACCATCTTACCCACAAGCGCCACAATCTTGCACACCGCCGCAGTCTTACCCACCCCCACCACAGTCTTACCCGCTGCCGCCACAATCTTACCCACCACCGCCGTATACCTACGGGCCGCCCGCATACACACAAAGTAACTTACAGTACCCACCCGCTCCGACAAACCCTCGAGACCTGATTCAGATGCCACAGGTTTAA
- the LOC134750293 gene encoding uncharacterized protein LOC134750293 gives MTPWCLFLVLLIQGSFTFANGDEPDSESREILNQKPEFEDNVVKDFSDANKDWIDMFLESTPSGLYPSSSAAIMAHATSSDKSPEEQLEVMKEVIHQITEAIEHEMTNLLSDAIAHCEKDEGHAKKKRSIETPMDSSQLVMRLLKHIKSNNEYQNIAIEKMMTAQEIADKYGVKYNPDEDVLADLAAFSSKQSEELASILGDANAKEEIVFVPLENEDKKENVPENNTYYVYATHVPQEEIHSQFNSYPPHEYMPERVQFMPQPQQHYQHPHHSHHNFPETQIPAPQHHAPAPQRPYHEPTYPREYHPYGPMEPVTTTTTIVLPYEEPIAPEPELVGQVFEETVSNKVFIEAGEEPGSTDVNHVMTYTVSEKSHFKTPEIEKLPQQMQYYFFLMN, from the exons ATGACGCCGTGGTGCCTATTTCTAGTCTTGCTGATACAG GGTTCATTCACATTCGCAAATGGCGATGAACCTGACAGCGAGTCTCGTGAAATTCTCAACCAGAAACCGGAATTTGAAGATAATGTTGTTAAAGACTTCAGCGACGCAAACAAGGACTGGATCGACATGTTTTTAGAATCAACCCCATCAGGACTCTACCCATCCAGCTCTGCTGCTATAATGGCACATGCCACCAGCTCTGACAAGTCTCCTGAAGAACAACTCGAAGTTATGAAAGAAGTGATTCACCAAATAACAGAAGCCATAGAACATGAAATGACAAATCTTCTTTCAGATGCTATAGCTCATTGTGAAAAGGACGAGGGACATGCCAAAAAGAAACGATCAATCGAAACCCCAATGGACAGCAGCCAACTGGTTATGAGGCTTTTAAAGCACATTAAGTCAAATAACGAATATCAGAACATTGCAATTGAAAAGATGATGACAGCTCAAGAGATTGCTGATAAATATGGCGTCAAATATAACCCTGACGAAGATGTTCTTGCTGATCTTGCAGCTTTCTCTTCTAAACAGTCTGAAGAATTGGCGTCAATTTTGGGCGACGCAAACGCTAAAGAAGAAATCGTATTTGTGCCGTTGGAAAACGAGGATAAGAAAGAAAACGTGCCTGAAAACAACACGTATTACGTATACGCAACGCACGTTCCTCAAGAAGAGATTCATTCGCAATTTAACTCTTACCCTCCTCACGAGTACATGCCAGAGAGAGTTCAATTCATGCCCCAACCTCAGCAGCATTACCAACATCCTCACCACAGCCATCACAACTTTCCCGAAACCCAAATACCAGCACCTCAACACCATGCGCCTGCCCCTCAAAGACCTTACCATGAACCAACTTACCCTCGAGAATACCATCCCTATGGCCCTATGGAGCCTGTTACTACTACAACAACTATAGTGCTTCCTTACGAGGAACCAATAGCACCCGAACCCGAATTAGTAGGACAGGTTTTCGAAGAAACTGTTTCGAATAAAGTTTTCATTGAGGCGGGCGAAGAACCAGGCTCGACGGATGTTAATCACGTGATGACATACACTGTTTCAGAAAAGTCGCACTTTAAAACGCCTGAAATTGAAAAGTTGCCACAGCAGATGCAGTATTACTTCTTTCTGatgaattaa